Genomic DNA from Maylandia zebra isolate NMK-2024a linkage group LG17, Mzebra_GT3a, whole genome shotgun sequence:
TCCAGGGCTCATGTTGGCAGCCTGCAGGTTTAACAAATAATGTGTTCATTGTGTGCTTCTCATGTTCATACAGTGACCTTTACAGTGAAGCTGCTATTTCTGGGTAAAAATCAAGGACGCATCAATAGACCACAGTCGCCAAGCCAAAATGTTTGAGATAATTGGGTAAATTGAAAACACAGCCTGACTCAACTGCACCAGTTGCCTTAGACTCagagtccgtgctgcagggaagcCCTGATAAATATCTATATGTGCATGAAGGAGGAGCGCAGCTCTTCTGAAACTCCAGGAGGCTGTCAGTAATGTTAGCTAAACATTTTCAGAGCGCACAGTGGGCTAATCTTCACCTTTCATGCTGCTCTTTACGCTTAGAGGAGCTGATGAAGGCTCGGGTTAGCTGGTACACTGATTAAAGCTGTCCCAACATAAACCCAGGTCCAGCTCTTTAAATACAGACAGCCAGCCAAGACAGAGTCTGCATGTAACTCAAGGAGGGTCCAGCTAGGatgttttagctttatttattcatatctgTTTGGCTGGACAAGAGAAGAAACATCtaagagagaaggaggaagaaggaGTGCAGGACAAACATCAGGAGTTACAGAAACCAGCATCCATTTACTTTTCTGGCACATGCTCAGTGAGGTGTTTGTTGTGCAGAGAGCCTGAACACTGTCAAGTATTAGGCCATCTGTAAACAGGTCAGCATGGACGCTTCTGTCTCCAAAAAACAATCTAGTGGAGGCTAAAATGCTAACATTGAGATGTGAAAATGAAGCTTAGAAACCCTTGTGTTTTATCACAGTGGCTTCATGCAGTTTGGATGTCGACTTTAGAGAACTCACTATTATACCTCTCACACATGGATTGATCAGCTGATGGTCCAAATGCATCTCTGAGATCTTATCTGGATGTTTTGCTCTTTCTTATTGACAAGACTTTCAGATAtctttcatctgctgtagaaaGTCTTTTAGGCCTcacattcttttttttgtccttcacttgtccagtttcctcccTTTTTTAACTGACACTTCCCACTGTGCTGAGATATGCTaggtttttagctaacagctctttgggaatcaccttgtttatgcaaaaatacaattttatgtcaaactgtgttatcgtTGGCATTTTTCACAGATTCGGCTACAGAAATGGGAAGAAACACTGTGTTTTTCTGATGCTAGTAACAACGAGCCTCAAGATACAATTTTAAATCTGTTCTTTGCTTAGTTGTCTGTGctatgtagacacaacactggtttatCCCTTTAGTTAGGagtctttttatgcttgaattaGCCATAGGTCAGAGTTAATGggcttaacaacaacaacaaaaaaaataattcctctgaaaatggtcagtacaaggactggacttgAAATGAGTCGAAAAGCAGCCAGAGTCCAAAGAAGAACTGTGAAAGCCTGGGGAAGTaatgctaaagaaaaaaaaatgaaatacacaaaGTCTGgctcaaagaaataaaaagaaatgaggggtggcttaagacttttgcacagtagtgTAGATCATGTGGTTTTGATGCTGTTGGTGGATTCATGCTACAATGAAGGATAATTTATAAACTGTAATTATATCTAAGTGGAACTCCTGTTTGGGAATCGGTGCTAACATTCCTGAAGAGAAAGCCAAGAAATGTTTGTGTGCACTCAGACGTCAGTTGGCTGAAACGTCAGTAACATCAATCTCCTGTCTATTGTTTCTAATCATGCTTCGAACCTAGCGTTTCCATGGCGCTGGGTTAGAAAAACTTGTACAATTGCACATAAATCTCAGCTTCAAACATGCGAAAAGTTGATGCCACATGCTCGAGTAAACATTTTTTCCCACCAGTGATTTCCCCGCCACAGAGATAAGACCCGCTGAGTGTGCACTGGGCTGCGTTTTTCTGTGAGATCTGGTCTTAATTGTGGGAAGCGACAGCTGGAACACATTGCTGATATTTCAACGAGTGTCAGTCAGAGCAGGGTAGGGCGATGGCGCTGCTGCCCGCCGTGATTGTCTGACTTACTCTTGTTTGCTCTCACATATGTGGGGGTTAACTTAGGAAACTTGGGGGCTCCACTTGAAGCCAGAAGGTTGATGTATAGATTTGTATTCTGATCATCTAATGTTTACATACTGAGTAAAACAGGTCTGTTAGTTTTCTCAGCGATCAGAACATTGATGTGTTTCACTGAAaaactgcactgttaatgtatTTCATAgattaaatgattttatttttttaaaaagcagcagttAAAAGTATAAATTCAGCTTACATCAGGTGTGTTATGCACATTTCTcagacaaaattaaataaaacatgtaaatCCGGTGCTTTTGCAAGACATCGTTACTCAAAGCTGTTTTAAACAAATATGCCGTTCAATCCACAAACTATAAAAAATTTCTTCTGCTTTCAGGATGACGTGCCGCGTGTTTTAGCTGTAACTCCTCTGCCAAACCTTCAATAGAATTCAAAATTCATTGCTTCATTTTGGCTCATCAGATTTGAAATTGCTAATATGTCACAAATATTAACAGTTTTAATGGCTTGTCTTAAAGGTTGTTGTTAGAGCTTGAGTGGCAGTGTAGCCAATTCTCAGACTAGCTTAATGAGGTCATAATGtctaaaaatcacaaaaaaaagaaaaactctaaTTCAACTAACTTaagttgttaataataataataatctcatATGTGGGACATGTATTTTGAAACATCAGTTTAAACTTCACTCTTGTGTTGCTTTAGCTCTTTTGCATGTCCGAAAATCTTAGAAGGCCTCTCACCTGAGTGCTGGCCAGGTGTGGTGGGTGGAGCTTCACCTTGCATACCAGGCTGCATAGCTCAGGGGTTAGAGCACTGGTCTTGTAAACCAGGGGTCGTGAGTTCACTGTAGCCTAACATTATGGAAAGTGTACTCACTGTTTCCTGGGTAGAAATCCTCTGTGGCTCCTTTATTGTTAACCTTGGTGACGCTTCGAAATGGAGTCTAGAAACTGCTAGgtggctatgtccatctttcaCATACAGTCTATCCATGGATTTACTATGAGTATTTTTTTTAGCATCATGATGGAAACCAGCTGCTTCAGTAGGCTTTAAAATACAGAAGTGTATTGTTTCCAGAGTGTAAGTCTCATATTTGCATGTTAGGTTTCTCCCGACTTATAAATCTGATCTGTTGTAAttaaactgaatcatttctgtCAGCAGCTCCGTCCCCACACGTTGATCTCTACACCTGATTACAGGAATCTGATCTAATCTGATCTAATCACGTTAAATACGActcagctggaaacattcctcatgTGTGAGGATCAAACAGCCTCAGACCACCAAGACTGTCATCGCTCTTATGTAAGCTCGGCGTATGGAGCTAATGCAGAGCTACACTAGATACAGATGAATCTGAACTTTTCCAggatttttatctttattttacgTAACTTTAAGGTTGTTAAACTTCCCTTTTCTACTCTTAAGAACAAGTCAGCCCATGAAATATTAGAATTAAAAGTTAATGAACTTTACAGTGAAATGTTATCAAAATGTATATAATTTAATTACATCCCATTTGCAAATTAAGATAGATGAAAGTACAGTTTTGCATACTTGTTAACGGAGACTCTATAGCGTCTCACTCACAACAATATGAAACAATAATGGACCGCTCGACTTTCTTCATAGTTTCAAAATGTCCTGATCTGCAGTGTGTTGATACACgtgatttgttttctgtgcaCGTCCTCGCTGCACTGACAGGTAAGGGCTGAACCTGCCAGACCTCATCACCCTCCTTCGATTTTGTCCTCAGAGGCATCGTACCTGAGACAAACCACCTAACTCCTCGAGTCTAAAGGCCAGTGATGGCTCACGGTCGCTGCTGACACCCGCTGTCAGAGTGGATCGCTCATAAACCATCACCAAGTTTAGGCGCAGCGACGCTGCCATCGCCTGATATCACAGACTTCACCTTTGGTTTTACTGAACTGAATATTGAGATTTAAAAACGAATTACAGTCGAGCTGTGATCAGCactgaagaaaagaaataaaaaaaatacatgttctGCTTTAAGTTTTTCTGACTGGCTGCCCCTCACATGTGGAGGGTTTGAAGAACATGTGGTGGGCTCATGTGCCTCTCATGGCCTAACAAAGATATTCCTGCTATGATGTCATACAGAAAACCGGGTGATATTAAGAGCTTTGTGAGGGGTtgacatgattttttttattatttaatttaaaaaattaatcatTTAGTGATTAAATGATGCAGAGTAGGGTGTGGGCTGATTTTCCACTAAAATCCAAAAGGTGTGATGCTATTTTCTCAGTGTGCAACACATTAGCTTACATTAGACACAGAATATATACACTAGTGTCTGAAGTTATAAAAAgttgctttaaaaatgtgtttaaatgtcATTCATGTTTTTTACATCACAACAATATCCTTGTTGTGATGATTTAGACCTTGATAACTGTGCAGTGACAGTGTGAAAGGCTGACATGCAGCTGCAGGAATGACTGACTTTAGTAAGTATGTGCTGCCGTCTGTGGCCTCAGACTCTGTGCTGTTGGCACTAACTGACCTCCGTAGATCCAGCTGTGGTTCTTGCTTTTGTTGCTGCTTGAGCGCCACCTTCCTGCCATGTTTCCTCCTCTGCTCCCCTCCCTGAAGGAGGCGTGAGGAGGTCCTCCTCTCTGTTAACAAGTCCTCCCCTTTCCCGTCTCTGACCTGCAGCAGCTCTCAGGCAGCATGCAACAAATGCTCCCATCAGAGCGACCTGCAGCACTGCAGTCGGGTTCACCTTTAACCGCTGTAGCTGCAGCTGGATGACCTCCCTGCTCACTCTATGAGGAGGCTTTAAACTGGGAACAAACCAAAGAGGAGCTGCTGGATGAGTTTTGGCTTGTTGGGATTGCTTTTCCCCCCCTAAAGGTGTCATCACCTGGATTTTCTCCTGAGACAGTTTGAGAAAGGACtcgttttctgtgttttctgtatCTGTGCTGCTGTGGGAATGTAAGTTTCCTGTGAACTTTTCTTCTCGTGTTTGTGTTAAACTACTGTTTGGTGAAATAAGAGAGATGACTTTCTTGTTTCTTCTCTTTGCAGAAATAATGTTCTTCTCCAGGACGGTCCTGCAGCAGTGGTGCTTTGCTGTCTTCTTGCTCTGCTCTCCGGTGCCGCACTTTGGACGGCCGATTGATGCCCTGAGCAGCAGAATGTAAGTCTGGATTTCATTTTTGagtcttttcatgtgtgtccagcagctcgcCTCATCATGGTGGGTGAGCTGCAGGCTGGAAAATGTGCTCGTTTGTGTTTAGTTAGCCTTCGCCCACCTGTATGTTTACCCAGAGCAGAGACCATCTCGGTGCGATAAACCCCTCCGACCTCCCTCGCTGTTTGGGAGTGAGTTGGATGAATAATGCTGATGTTCGGCTCGGCTTGGGACCAAACCAAACCTGCTCAGCTGTTTGATGCCAAGCAGAATAAATGCTCCTTCACGCTGCTCGGTCAGAATTTTAAACACACTTCAGgagctttttttccactttggaAAGATCATATCGCTGAGATGGTTTTTGGATGTAAGCGTTGGGAGGATGCTCTGAGCCGAcgctgaaggaggaggaggagagcggAGTGATTCAGAGCTCCGGGTTTTCCTTAACGGACTCCAGACGTTTCCCTTGCCGTGTGTGATATGTACCTAATGGGATTTTTGGGGGGACGGGGTTCACGCTACCTgggtggaaagaaaaacaagagcgCAGTGAAGGGATCAAAAATCAGCCAGCGGTGGGAGCTattgacctctgaccctgtTTTCCGTAGACTCAATTGTAGTTCAGTATGTTttctttaatattaaaaaaataagtgcaGACggttttctttgcaagctcctttgactacgatgacctggatgactgagaaccttcacagaaaaaaaaaaaaatttttcatggtttttcatttttaatttgtgctTCTCAGGCTGTCAAACGTGAACTTTTGGTATTCATGAAGCAGTTTTATGAAAGATAGGTCTCATTTTTTCTGTTAAGGAGTTACACGTTAACAAATGAATGATTGCACATTAATTTGTTTAAAGGTATTTCAAATTTTTAAAACTTAATactattttgtttttacatcacCGGGTCAACATAATGACCTCTCGACTGCACTGACTTTATGTCCAAAGCATTTGTTGATTTTAGAGATATTAACAAAGTCAAACCGGAGCTTTTCTTTCTTGTAATACTGTTTTGAATCAGGAGATGGCGCCGTGattaaatttaaactttaactgTTAAATTGGTCACCGAGTAAAAGCAAAAACTATTGGTGAAGCCAGAGCGCGACTAAAAAGGGAGCACATGTCTCAGCTAGCGCTGCCCCCTAGTGGTGAAAGTTTTAGTTAAAATCTGCAGCGAGTGATTTAAAAAAGTCCCTTTAAATCTGGAGCCAATAacaatcataataataaaaataatgataataataataataacaatgactGTCAGGATTTTGTGGtattcttcatttttttctgggTGTCTTGTGGTGTGGTTGTTTTGGGCTAATGCAGGAATAATTCTAGTGTTTTGTTTGCCGGACAAAAAAAAGTTGTAAATTTCTTTTAAAAGGGGCCGTAACATCAGAAACATTCATCAGAATCAGAGCCGCCCGGTACTGTCAGCCATCAGGGCCGTGAATCATCTCTAACCACTCGCCGCTGCCTTTAGGAAACACTCGTCTTTCACTCGTCTcccacagagagaaacaatTAAGAGCCGGCAGGCTGAGGACGGGGGGCGCTGGAACGCTGCCACTGCAGGATGTCCCGGCCTGTTTTcccgctcctcctcctctctgtggaGTGTTTGATGTGACTGTTATTAAAGGTAAAACAGAACCAGATCGGCTTTCAAAGGCGGCGATTTACAGGAAATATCTGTATGCATATAAACACAAGCTGCTGTTGAGGCCGCCTGTGTGTTCTGCTCTGgatatttttattattcagCAGGAAAAGCTGAATGAGAAGCGGCAGCTCAGTCATCAGGCTTCACTTACTCAGTTTGCTGTATGAAGCAGGGGGTGGAGGAGGGCATCACGGGAACCTCCGGTATCTCCTGctaaagctgtttgtgtgctCACACACCTGAAGTGTCTGGGCGGCGTTGGCGCTCAGCAGTGTGCAGCCTTCGACCTGTGTCCGCTGCTCTGTTAGTCTCAGAGACTCACAGTAAAGCAACATTGCGGCGAAGCCTGAATCCCTCAAAGCTTTGTAGATCTTTGATTTGTAAAACTTAACAAGTTTCAGCATTTTTGAGATTATACCTCTGTGCTGTAACAGGGGATCCATCCTCGAACTGAGACCGCAGGTAACCTAACCTGCGTCACCGTGTAACTCTAACTCTACGTTGCTGTAACAGATTCTTTGCCAGAGTTTTTGAATCAGTGAGAGAATACAAGTCAGTGCATCAGTATGAAGAGTAATTATCATAGCCTCAGTATAAGGACTCACACGTGTCAGCATAGCCCTGCATGGAGCTCACGGGAGATGCTGCAGTGGATGTGAGGTCAAAAACCTGAGGGGCAAAACAAGAGAAAGCAAGAGTCATAGATAAAAGCgctgcatgaatgtgtgtgtgtgtgtgtgtgtgtgtgtgtgtgtgtgtgtgtgtgtgtgtgtgtgtgtgtgtgtgtgtgtgtgtgtgtgtgtgtgtcttcgaGTGGTATGATGATCAGCTGAGGAAACAGGTCCATCTACCCTTACGCACCATGGAAAGCATAAATCCTGACGATGGTGTCAGTCAACTTCAAAACCTAAATCAGCTGTTACCCCGTGTTGCGTCACAGCAGCCTGCCATCACTGTGATTCGTCTTGAAAAAAGTGGATGAACTTTAGGAGAGAAACTTAACTAATGTTGTGGAGGTGAAATTGTGTAGGCTCTGCTTGGATTCAGCATGTTGGTGGTTTGATTAAACCAGCATGAAACTGcttgttaaaaaaataagatgGATCAAATTTTAAGCTTAAGCTGCTTTAAGATGAAAGCTGAGTTAAACGGGTGAGTTTTAAATATGTGCTCCCTGGTACAGGTGTTATGAAGGAGGAAATTATCCACAGACACACCGTGTCAGGCTGTAAactcactgctggagcctctgctggaCGTCAGAGGAACTCCAGCTTCATTTTTTAGGCCTTCGTTCTTCAAACTATGGAGTTTTAACTGTGGCGCTGCTGCAGTTGACACTAAACGATCGTAACTCTCATGGTGTTATTGCTGACTGAACTCCTCCGATGGGTTTTCAGCTAAAATCAGAGTCGATAGATTTATTATGACTCACTTTTTCAGTGTGGAGGAATGTGCAGCTTCATTTCAGAAtcacagcagcttttttttttctttttcctccaccaCATTTAATTGGCACGAAGTGTTTGTGGCAGCAGTTTTTGTAATCCCTCAAGGGTCTGAGTGCCACGAATGTGCCGGTTAACATTCACGCTGATGAAGAGTGAAAGCGTTGGCTGCGCTCATGTTCATCtaaaaggagagaaaacccTCCTGGACCTCCTCGCAGGGCGGGGATCTTCTGTATCACTTTTAGAAGGCTTGGAAAGCAACGGCACGGCTGTGGTTTGATGAATCAGGTCATTTCTCTGCATGGATGCAACAGCGCTGTCCAAAAACAACTGGAGAGGAAAGACAGCAGCGAAACCTGTGCTCAAGAAATGCCGTCGAATTTATAAAGGAGAAGAAGGATACAGTTTCTCCGGCTGCTCCATTTCAAACTGTTTGCCtgtgctgccctctgctggtcaGTCAGGTCAACACTAAAATGCCAAAAGTATGTGGACAACAGGGAGCAACCCAAAATAATGCACATGTGTTTAGCTTCGTCAATAAGCctgtaaaaacaaatattagaccaaatttttcaacaataaaaatattattttattttgcacgGTTCAGTTTGAAGTGCTTCCTGTGGTGTAGATGGTAACACTTTTGATTCCAGCCAGAGTCACAGGGTGTTTTTATTTAAGGAGAAACCTGCAGACATGAgctctgaaacatttaaaagggcgttgttgtttttgtttgattgaaAAGCTTCATGTAAACaaaccttctttctttcttctgttcagGAAACGCTCGGTGAGTCACGCTCAGCTGATGCACGACAAAGGCCGGATGATGATGGAACATGAGCGTGTTTTACTCCTGAAGGCGCTTTTGGACGAAGTCCACACGGCAGAGATCCGTGACCTCCCCATGCGGACCACAGGGGGAGGCGGGAGCAGCAGCGACGCCGGAGTCGGGATGCCGGGGGGCGGCCTGGGAATCAACCTCAGCACCACCGGCAGCACCCTGCACTCCAAACCCCCCGGAGGCACCAAGAACCTCCCCATCAGCTTCCggttggaggaggaggagggcacCAACCTGCCACAGGAGACCAACAAGTCGCAGACATACAAAGACGGCGTGAATAAAGTGTCgggcaaaaagaagaagaaatcgaGGGCTGGGAAGAGGAGGGAAggggaaaagaggaagaggagggcacGCTCTTTGGGGTGGAGGCTGGAGGATGAACTGGGTAGCGGACTCCACCTGGAGTGGAGGTCTCTGCTCGGCCTCCAGAGGGCGCTGCATTAAAACGTCGTCAGTCTCTGACGAAGGTGAGTCCAAACAGCTGACCTGGTTTTCAGAACATGATCACATGATTAGAGAGTTTTCAGAACACGCGTGTGCCGCGTTACAGCCGCAGATACTGCAGAGTGCAGCAGTGCACTGACTCTGTGCTGTGTCAGTGTTGTGGAGCTGAGATGATGATGTCTGAAAAATAGGGCGGACAGTTAGAGCTCTGTAATTCACCCTGATTCACCTGTTTTTCTCCGTCTCTGTGTTGCAGAAACCTTCGGACGGTTGGAGTGGACTCCTAAATGCTCACATTACAGACTCTGTAACTGTGATTGTTTGGAAAGAAATTGGAAAATATTTATTATGTGTAAATATTCTAAATATAGCAGAGTAGATAGCAGAATATGATAAGAAAATAAACCTTATTGACGCTCCGCAGGGCGACAGATTTTACTCTTTGTGAATCCttgcttttcccttttttaaattCCAATTATGTTCAGTTTTTTGCATTAATTTATTTTGTCTGAATGGTGTATTTATTTGGTAAATGTATCAAGGTGCTGCTGACCTTCTATATTTTTGTACCGTAATGCACtttagatatataaatataaatatatataccaTTAATTTTGCTCATTGACTTGTGTTTGTGGGTGattgaaatgaagaaaaacgacggttgtctctctgtgttaccTTTCAGTCGGTCTGTCCAAGGGtccagtttatttttgtttctctgctgctgtttgttcgattgttttcagtttgttgTCTTCGAACCGCTCTGCTTCTCACGGCCAAACATCACATGTGTACATAAACCAAACACGGCTTcatattgttgtttttggcaCTTGCACTGAGATAAACAGCCTGTACTGAATGGATTAAACATTTGACAGtatctttctctcagcctctcgtGTCTTTGTTTCATTATTGCTAACACTTATCATTTTTCTCGACACCCACACTGAACAGCTCTATCTAATAAATGGTTCATTGTGGGCGTGGAGGAAAAATCACCTGTGGTGGATTAAACTTTAAAACTCGTCCTTATGGCTCATGAACTGTTTTTTACCTGTAATATCTTGTCTATGCTGTAAATAGTATTGTTCAACTTGGAAtacttcattttaattttacatCTCAGTTTAGTTCAGTTTTTCTGTACCTAACAAGTGGTTGATGAGCATATATGACCAATAGTTCACATCGCTCCCCAATGTGCCTTACAAACCTTTTCTTAATGAGTAGCCATAGACAATGACAATATAGCTATGTAATACAGTTAGCATCATTCCCTGATCCCTGCTTGCCGAGGCAGACCCACTGAGGTTTTGGGATTAGGGTCTTATGTCAGACTACTGCTTGTGCCATGTGGACAGTTgttaaacagctaacagatcatctgcagaagaatggtttatttgaagagtttcagtcaggtttcagagctcattacagcacagaaacagctttattgaCGGTtgcaaatgatcttcttatggtcgctgacagtggactcatctctgtgcttgtcctgctaaaCCTCAGTGCCGCGTTCAGTACTGTTGACCATTGTCAGAGTTTTACCCCTGATACTGCTGAATAAACAGAAACTCACTCAGGAACGAGGTCACACAGAGCTTAAGTTTTCACTCGCGAGAGGGAAGCAGTTGTCTCCAGCCCACTTCAACTTCCTTCCttctgcaggttttttttttattgtttacacACATGAATATTCATAAAGCATGTTGCTGTGTTAACTAAGAGAAATTACTATATATGGTTACAAATTGTGTTGTGCAAGAGTGGTTATGTGATGTGAGTGCAGCCCTTACATGTTGTCGGTATCTTGTCCTGCCAGGTGGCTTCCTTCATTGAGTAGAGTCTGTTCTTCTCAAGGCTGCTTGTTCCCTTTTTGGAGGTCGTGCACATACTCATAGCTTTTTAAATGGCACCCTACAACACATACATTAAACCTAACAACCATAATATCCTAATAGAGCGATTAtagcatgctgtaggtattgcAGGTGCTACGCTGCAGTGGGTTGTATCATATCTTTCTaacagactccaatttgttcatgtaaatagagagtcctcttcacacactaaggttaattatggagttccacagggttacATGTTAGGACCAATTTAAACATGAACGATTGGTGATATAGACTCAGTATATCATGTATACAGTTATCCACAGAATAGGCTCCACAGGTGAAAAACTGCATAATCTAGGATTCAGGGAATCTCACACatggacacactgcacacagaaaACTACAGACAGCTGTTAGCGTGCTATCTGGCACTGCACTCCTGTCAGCACTTTCGGAGTGCCATTTATCACACATACTGGCCTGATCCCTTTATTCCCTAACATTTGCATCCTGGGTTACTTATCAACACTACAATTACAACCCTCCTCGCTAATGTTATCTCCACATCTTTTGAATGTTTTAGAGAGGGACTCCAGGTTGGAGTGAGCCAAAAAAATAAGTTATCATAGGGACCAGTAACTCACTATGACCCACTGATCAGGTAAGTATGGTCCTATTTGTATATTGCTGCATACTGTAGAAAAAAGGTAAAGCAGAACAAACGTCCCAGCCGTAAACCACCTTCACATTTGTTCTGGGCGACCTCTCCCAGCAGGCTGACCCCCTACAGGTATAACATTTGAGTCATCTCTGAATCATACCTTTCTGTGACATCAGTGAATCTCCCACTTCAACAACATAGTTACAGTTTAAACTGTTTTAGATTTGTGAATAAATGTGCAAATAAATTTTAATCTTAATAATGGGTTCCGAAGCAGTACCTAATGTCTAGTGATTATCCACCCTAACAACAAATGTGGAGAAGACGGCTGAGTTGAGAGAGCACAGAAAAGTGACTcgaacataaacataaagaaaCACATACACTGTAAATAGACAGTGAAGCTGCTAACCGCTGTGTGGGGGGTCCTCCTTTACACATTTACAACAAAATTATTTGTTcatcatttaattatttttttttcttttttttgtgtcccgtttgaatctttagccatcagaattgttgtcttaaggccaagaaagatgccaagcggatttattttaccaagtggatcatcatggccttgccatattggtccatttgattgacctttattataattatgaatttattttattttcagttgctacaaacgggacagacatgactgggggataggacagggagaaagaatgaaagaaagagagggagagaaagaaaaccaaaggggagaagagacggtgagaaggggggaagaaagaaaaaaaacaaacacctgggtcacctgtatggagaaaaaaaacagaagagaaagcaaacaacaaagagcaacataataaaaaaaacggcaccatcacaataaactagctagcagtagatatcagtagatactaaataataaacgatattgtgcagcacgcaagatagacagcgcacaatgtgctttgaggcagcagtcaagaaagctgtagtccgcgtctgtgaatacccgtgtgtacacctgtgtgcatacctgtgtggatcagcatgcttgcattccaaaggtttctccatgtaacgatctgctaaggagtgtggggggggccacagccccgtcctccagggtatgaagcaggtatggaggagatcaaaactccagacatccagaggcccccagaacacaagagaccaaggaagaccaacagaggggcagccgtgccactgtcccagtaagagctgaggagagtcccagatgagggctcactcagcagccgcggagcagaagccagggggagttgcagtgacgcgcccgtgagctccgccggcagccagctgtgcctgagtgaccgagccccaggccgagaggccgggggcaccccacctctgaAGTGGCCccagcgagccccaggctccaggccccgataagcggccgccaaggagtgagccggtgtgtacccggacgcccacccccagacacaaagaaccaccaacgcaccgacacctgagggagtctgccactggcaggggaagtggtggtgggtggagataggcctccataccttggagggcctgacatgtccccagagaggtggcgtc
This window encodes:
- the pthlha gene encoding parathyroid hormone-like hormone a, with the translated sequence MFFSRTVLQQWCFAVFLLCSPVPHFGRPIDALSSRMKRSVSHAQLMHDKGRMMMEHERVLLLKALLDEVHTAEIRDLPMRTTGGGGSSSDAGVGMPGGGLGINLSTTGSTLHSKPPGGTKNLPISFRLEEEEGTNLPQETNKSQTYKDGVNKVSGKKKKKSRAGKRREGEKRKRRARSLGWRLEDELGSGLHLEWRSLLGLQRALH